In Streptomyces nojiriensis, the sequence ATTTCACGTGTGCCATTCCGTATCAACCGGGCACGACCAGTCGCAGTGGGTAACCGTGCTGCGGGGCAGGGGAAGGCCGTTCATCGTGTAGGCGATCAGCACCTCCGGGTCCGCGCCCGTGGCGATCGGCAGGGGCGTCGAAGCCGCCTTCACGGGTACCGACCAGCATCGGCAGCGGGCCCCGGCGGGCGGGCGCCCGTACCGCGCAGGACAGTGGGTGCATGACGTACGACGAAGGGCTGGCCCAGCGGATCCGGGAGCGGCTCGGCGAGCGGTCCGCCGTCACCGAGAAACGGATGTTCGGCGGTCTCGCGTTCCTGCTGCACGGCAACATGACCATGGGCGTGTCCGGTGAAGAGGTCGTTGTCCGTGTGGGTCCGGACCGGACCGAACAGGCTCTCGCCCGCCCGGAGGCCCGGCCCATGGACTTCACCGGCCGCCCGATGCGCGGCTGGGTGACGGTGAGCGGCCCGGCCTTGGCGGAGGATGCCGTGCTGGATCACTGGATCACGACGGCAGTGGCGTTCGCGGACACGCTGCCGCCCAAGTGAGATCCGTGCTCACCGCTCCAGCAGAGCCTTGAGTGCCGCCAGGTCCTTGTGCTGGGCGCGGCGCATGGCCGCCGCCATCACGGTGGCGGCGAGGGAGGCGAATCCGCTGGGCTCGCCGCGGTTGCGGAGGGTCATGCGGGTGTGGTCCAAGCCCTCCCCGTACGGCTCCCAGGTGTAGGTGGTCTCCATGGGAAAGGGGCCTTCGTCCGTACGCATCACCACTCGGCGCCCGGGCTCGTACGTGGTGATCTCGTACGTGTAGGCCAGCCGCCTGCCGAGGAAGCGGGCGACGAAGGCGACCTTGGAGCCGACCGCCACCGGGGGCGGGGTCCGCCAGTCGGCGGAGGTGATGTTGGCGTACCACTCGGGTGCGTGGGTGGGGTCGGCCGCGTAGGCGGCAACCCGGTCGCACGGGGCGGCGATCACGGCCTCCGTCAGCACGTCGACCTTCATCGCAGAGCCTCCACTCAGGACTCGGGGTCGGTCTTGGTGACCCGGTGGCGCTGGTAGTGGCGGGCGACACGGGCGCGGTTGCCGCAGCCGGCCGAGCACCATTCGCGGCGGGGGTGCTGTTTCACGAAGTAGAGCACGCAGCCCGGCGCCAGGCAGGCACGCAGCTGCGGCCGCGTGCCGCCGGTGAACAGGTCCACGGCTTGTCCGGCGAGCATGGCGACCACCGCCTGTCCCGCGAGGTCGCCGGTGCGCACGATGCGGGTCGGGTCCGCGCCGGAAGGCCAGTGGAGCGTCGCCCACACCGGCGTCGCGCCGCACGCCTCGTTCAGTGCCGTGAGTGCTGCGTCCCGGGTGGCGATGGCCGACTGCGCGTCCGGCCGAGCGTCCTCGGTCGCTTCGGCGGCGAGCCTGCGCAGTGCGTCCCTCAAGCCGCGCAGCCGAGCGGCGGTCTCTTCCGCTCCGGCGGGCCGTTCGGCGTCGAGCCAGGCACCGACCGCGGGAGCGGAGGGTGTCAGTCGGGGGCCGACGGCCCGCAGCCATGCGACGGCTCCGTCGGGGCCGTCGATCGCGTCGTGCACGCCGTCCCGATCGGCCCAGATCGTGTTCATCAGCTCGATCGGGAGCGGTTCGCCGAGCAGCGGTGCGCTCGTACCGGGGTCTGTGCTGTCCACGCGCCCCAGCCTACCAGGGGCCTAATGGTTAAAGCACCTCTCCACCATTTGACTTCTCCGAAGACAGATACCTATCGTTCTAACGACAAGAGCGCATCCCAACCATTAGAACGATGGTGTCGGTGTCGCCCTCTCCCCTCAGAAAGGCCATGAACATGTCGAGGCTCACCCCGATCGACCCCGCCACCGCTACCGGCCCGGCGGCCCCGCTGCTCGCCCAGGTGCAGAAGTCCCTGGGCCTCACGCCGAACATGACCAAGGTGATGGCCAACAGCCCGGCCCTGCTCAAGGGCTACCTGGCACTCTCCGGCGCCCTGGCCGGCGGCGCCCTGGCCGCAGGCGTGCGGGAGCAGCTCGCGATCACAACCGCCGAGTACAACGGGTGCGAGTACTGCCTGTCCGCCCACACCTACATCGGTGAGCACATCGCCAAGGTCGACCCCGGTGAACTCGAGCGGGCCCGCCACGCCGAGGCGTCCGATGCCCACACTGCCGCCCTGCTGGCCCTGTCGGACGCCATCGTGCGCGGCAGGGGCGCGGTGGACGACGGCGCCGTGCAGGCGGCGCGGGACGCGGGCGTCACCGAGGCGGAGATCGGTGAGGTGGTCGGCCATATCGCGCTGAACGTGCTGACGAACTACTTCAACGTGCTCGCCCAGGTGGAGAACGACTGGCCTGTCGTCACTCCGCACGTGCACGTCGCCTGAGTGGAGTCCGGCCCGCCCACTTCTCGGGCGGGCCGGGACACCCGCCACGCCCCGCCCGCCACCGGCAATCCGTCCCGCCACGATCAGGAGACGGCCATGAGCAGATCGAACGAAACGCCTGCCGTCGGCTTCCACCCCGGGGAGCTCGCCGTACAGCAGCAGGCCGGCGTACGCGCACGGGCTGACCGGCTCTCCGGCATGCTCGGCCCACCCGACCTGCGGGGCGGGGCAGCCAAGTTCCTCGCCGAACGCACACTCGCCGCGCTCACGGCGCGCGACGACTCCGGCAGGCTGTGGATCTCACCGCTGACCGGACCCCCCGGCGTCCTCGACGTCATCGCGGCATCCACCCTGCATGTACGCACCGCACCCGCCGCGGACGACCCGCTCCACGGCCTCCCGCCCGGTCAACCGGTCGCTCTGCTGGCCATCGACTTCGCCACCCGCCGTCGCTTCCGGGTCAACGGGACGCTGGCCACCGCGGATGAGGACGGCCTGATGCTCCAAGTCGATCAGGCGTACGGCAACTGTCCCCAGTACATCCAGCGGCGTCACCTCCAACCCGGACCCCCTGCCACCGAGGGCAGACACGGCTCCCCCTGCGGTACGCCACCTCCCTGGCGTTCGATCAGGCCCGCCTCATCCGTGCGGCCGACACCTTCTTCCTGGGCACCACCCACCCGGAGCGCGGCAACGACGCCTCGCACCGCGGTGGGCTGCCCGGATTCGTCCGCGTCGAGGGCGACGGCCTCTGGTGGCCCGACTATCCCGGCAACAACATGTTCAACAGCCTCGGCAATCTGGCCGTCGACAACGCCGCGGCCCTGCTGTTCGCCGATTTCGCCACGGGGCACACCGTGCACCTGTCCGGCACCGCGGTCCTGGAGTGGTCTCCTGATGGCTCCGACGACGATGAGAGCAGTACCGGCCGCCGGGTCCGCTTCCACATCGGCAGCGTGGTCGACGGCTGCGGCGCACCACGACACACGTCGCATCCGGTCCGCCGCCCACCACACAGGAAGGACTGACGGCCATGAACGAGCCGACCCCCGAATCGAACGGTCGCACCCGCCTCGCCTACATCCTCGGGGTGCCGCTCGCCCCGGAGGTCGAGCGGCAGTGGCCCCAGATGGGCGAGGTCGTCCGCAGCAGCAAGCTCATCGGTGAGGTCGAGGGGAACTTCCCCGAGCTCACGCTCGAAGTGGGACGGCGGCTGCGCCTCGACGACGACGTCATCGTCGTGGAATGGACCTGTGACTACGGCGACGGCCGCCTCTACCGCAACGTCACCATCGCCGAGCTCCGCGACGGCCGGGCCGTACGGGTCACCGACTACTGGGGCGAACCAACCTCCACTCCCCCGTGGCGCCGACCACTCACCGCCCGCCTCGACATGCCGGGCGACGGCATCTGGAAGGACCACGACCACCTCGGTCACCACTGACTCGCAGCGCTCCCGCATGACGGAAGTCTTACGTGCACGCGTGGGAGACCCCCCGGGGGCCGCGCACTGCGTAGCGTCCTCGGCATGCGCGTACTCGTCACCGGAGGGGCCGGGTTCATCGGCTCCCACATCATCTCCGCCCTCACGGCCCGCGGGCACGAGCCCGTCGTCCTCGACGCCCTGCTGCCCGCCGCCCACCCCGGCACGCCGCCCCTGCCCGACACCGAGTTCGTGCGCGCCGACGTACGTGACGCCGACGCTGTCAGAGCCGCGCTCCGCGGAATCGACGCGGTGTGCCACCAGGCGGCCATGGTCGGCCTCGGCAAGGACTTCGCGGACGCCCCGGACTACGTCGGCTGCAACGATCTCGGGACGGCGGTGCTGCTGGCCGAGATGGCGACGGCCGGGGTGCGGGAGCTCGTGCTCGCCGGATCGATGGTGGTCTACGGGGAAGGCCGGTACACGTGCGAACGGCACGGAGCGGTACGCCCCGGGCCGCGTCGGACCGAGGACCTGACTGCGGGCCGGTTCGAACCCCGTTGCCCCGACTGCGGAGCCGAACTCGCGCCGGGCCTGGTCGGCGAGGACGCCCCGACGGATCCCCGGAACGTGTACGCGACGACGAAGCTGGCCCAGGAGCACCTCACGGCGAGCTGGGCCCGGTGCGTGGAGGGCCGGGCGGTGTCGCTGCGCTACCACAACGTGTACGGGCCCGGCATGCCGCGCGACACCCCGTACGCCGGGGTGGCCTCCTTCTTCCGCTCCTCGCTCGCCCGCGGCGAGGCGCCCCGGGTCTTCGAGGACGGCGCGCAGCGAAGGGACTTCGTCCACGTCGCGGACGTGGCCGCGGCCAATGCGGTGGCGCTGGAGGCGGTCGGTACCCGGCAGGCGGGCGCGCTCGCCGTGTACAACACCGGCAGCGGGGAACCGCACACGGTCGGCGAGATGGCGGTCGCGCTGGCCACGGCGCACGGCGGACCCGCCCCGGTGGTGACGGGCGAGTTCCGCCTCGGCGACGTACGGCACATCACCGCCGACTCGGCCCGGCTGCGCACTGAGCTGGGCTGGCGTCCGGCGGTCGGCTTCGCCGACGGCATGGCCGGGTTCGCGCGGGCCGGCCAGCGCGAGTCGGCGGGTGTGACCGGCTGAGCCTGGGAACCGGCCGACTTGGTCGGCCGGTTCCGCAGCGGGTTGAGCGCAAGGGACCTTCTCAGCGGACGACGTCGAGGACGTTCTTCTGCAGGCCGTTGGCGTATGCCTCGTGCTCGACGAGCTTCAGCTTCTGGGTGTCCTTGTCCGTGCCGCTGAACAGACGCTTGCCGGCTCCGAGCAGGAGCGGGAAGACGAGCAGGTGGTATCGGTCGATCAGGCCTGCGTCGGAGAGGGCCTGGTTCAGGGAGGCACTGCCGTGGACGATGATCGGACCGCCCTCGGTCTCCTTCAGTGCGGCGACCTCGTCGAGCGAGCGCAGGATCGTCGTCTCGCCCCAGTTCGACACCAGGTCGTCCTCGGCGAGGGTGGTGGAGACGACGTACTTCGGCATCACCTTGTAGTCGGCGAAGTCCTCCATGTCCGGCCACACCGGGCTGAACGCCTCGTAGCTGGTCCGGCCCAGCAGCATCGCGGAGGCTTCCTTCTGTTCCCGCCCCTTGATCTCGAATGCCTCGGGGAGGAACTCGACGTCCTTGAAGGTCCATCCGGAGTTGCGGTAGCCGGGCTCCCCGCCCGGACCCTCCACGACGCCGTCGAGGGAGATGAAGGCGGTGCTGATCAAGGTACGCATCTGGGGTTCCTCGGTATCTGGTGTCCGGTTCTCGGCAGATTCGGTCGATGCGCGCCGGGCACATACCCACCTGCGCACACCCACCATGATCTCTGACTGTGGATCACGAACGAACTCATCGGTCGTCGGCATTTTCGATTCGGCGACCCGACCAGAACGGCCTACGCAGGTGCGGGGAGGGTCAGTTCGAAGCGGCAGCCGGTGCCGAAGACCCTGGCCCTGCCGCCGTGCGACGCAGTGTCCGCGTTTCGTAAGGTCTTCCGGCGCCTTACTTCGCCTTTCGGTTCCTACGGTGTGGAGGGTGACTCCTTCTGCTTGTCGTCCGCCTCTCGCGGACCTCGTACTGCCGTGCCTCGACGAGGCTGAAGCCCTTCCCTGGGTGCTGGCGCGGGTGCCGGCCGGGTGGCGGGCCATCGTCGTCGACAACGGCTCCACCGACGGCTCGGCCGACATCGCCCGCAGCCTCGGCGCCACCGTCGTGCACGAGCCCCGGCGCGGCTTCGGGGCCGCCTGCCATGCCGGGCTGCTCGCCGCGCGCGCCGAGTTGGTCTGCTTCTGTGACTGCGACGCCTCCATGGACCCCGGCTTGCTCGCGCCCATGGCCGAACGGGTCGCGGCCGGCGAGGCGGATCTCCTGCTCGGCCGGCGCCGCCCGCAGGGCCGCGGCGCCTGGCCCGCGCACGCCCGGGCGGGGAACTTCGCCCTGGCCCGGATGCTGCGCCGCCGCACCGGACTGCGGCTCCACGACCTCGGACCGATGCGGGTCGCCCGCCGCGAGGCACTGATCGGCCTGGACCTGAGCGACCGGCGCAGCGGCTACCCGCTCCAGATGGTCGTACGGGCCGCCGACGCGGGCTGGAAGGTGGCCGAGACGGACATCCCGTACCTCCCCCGATCCGGGAAATCCAAGGTCACCGGGACCTGGCGGGGTACCTGGCACGCGGTACGGGACATGCGCAAGGTGCTCGCCGAGCCCCCGGGCACCCGCCCCGCACCGACCGAGGGGGTCTCCGCATGAGCACCCTCCTCGTCATCGCCAAGGCTCCCGTCGCCGGGCGCGTGAAGACCCGACTGACCCCGCAGTTCACCCCGCAACAGGCCGCCGACCTGGCCCTCGCCTCGCTCCAGGACACCCTCGCGACGGTCCTGGCGACCCCGGCCGAGCGGCGTGTCCTGGTCCTCGACGGGCAGCCAGGGCCTTGGGTCCCGGAGGGGATCGAGGTCGTCCCGCAGTGCACGGGCGGCCTGGACGTCCGACTGGCCGCCGCCTTCGCCCTGGCCGAAGGGCCGGCCCTGCTCATCGGCATGGACACCCCGCAGATCACTCCCGGCCTGCTCACTCTCGGGCTCGACTTCACCGAGGCGGGCGCCTGGTTCGGGCCCGCCGACGACGGAGGGTTCTGGGCACTGGGCCTGGCCGACCCCGACCCGGCCCTGCTGCTCGGCGTCCCCATGTCCGTGACCCACACCGGCGAGGTCCAGCGGCGGCGCCTGACCGATGCGGGGCTTTGTGTACGGGACCTGCCCGAGCTGTGCGACGTGTACACCCCCGCCGACGCAGAACGGGTCGCGGCCGCAGCCCCGCGGACGCGCTTCGCCGCCCTGCACCACGGCCTGTGCGCGGTGACCCGATGACCGCCCAGCTCGCCGAGCCCGCCACCCGTGCCTGGCAGGCGGATCCGTACGCGGTCGCCCTCCGCACCGGGCAGGGGCCGCTGTTCCTCCGTCGGCGCGACGGGTGGCTGCTGCCGCTCGAAGTCGAGCGGTGGTGCGCCGAGCCCGACGCGGCCGACGACACCGTCCTGGCACGGTGTGCCGGGCCCGTCCTCGACGTCGGCTGCGGACCGGGCCGCCTGGTAACCGCCCTCGCCCGGCTCGGACACACCGCACTCGGTGTGGACGTCACCCCCGAGGCGGTGGCCCGCACCGTGCGGGCGGGCGGCAGCGCCCTCTGCCGGTCGGTGTTCGACCCGCTTCCCCGCCAAGGCCGCTGGGGCACGGTCCTCCTCATAGACGGCAACATCGGCATCGGCGGAGACCCCGCAGCCCTGCTGCGCCGCACCGCCGAACTGACCGCACCCGGCGGCTCCCTGCTGGTCGAGGTCGCCACAGCCGACGTCGACGAACGCGTTGAGGTCCACGTCGAGGACGGCGATGGCGACCGCGGAGCCTCATTCTGGTGGGCCCGGCTCGGCGCCCGCGCCCTGTGCGCCGAGGCGAGGGGCGCGGGCTGGACCCCGTACGACACCTGGCGGACGGCGGGCCGACACTTCGTACACCTCACGCGCTGACCGGTGCCGAGCGGCGAACCGCCGGGTGGGATCCGCAGCAGTGCGGGTCCCACCCTGAGTCGCTGCCCGCGCCGGTGGGCTGACGAAAGGTCTGGCGTCTCAGTCGACGGTGACGACCATCTTCCCGAGGGCTTCTCCGGACTCCATGGCCCGATGGGCTTCGACGATCTCGTCGAACCGGAAGACCCGGCTGGGACGGGCCCGCAGGACGCCGGCCTCGACCTTGCCGTACATCTCGTCCAACGGCACGTCGCCGAGCGGGAATGCGGGGGTGCCCAGGACGAAGGCGCTGCCGAAGAAGCTGAGCCGGACCCCGCTGGGGAGGTCGGCGATCGGGTCGAAGTCGCGTACGGGCTCGAATCCGCCCAGGAAGCCGAGCTGGCAGACCCGCCCGTGCGGCCGGACCAGGGCCAGCGAGTCGCGCAGCACGCTGTTGCCGACGACATCGAACACCGCGTCGACGCCGATCCCCCGATCGGCGACCTGGGTGGCGAGCGCGCCGTCGTCGATGAGGACGTCGGCGGCCCCGAGCTCCTTCAGCAGGGGCGCCCGCAGCGGGTCCCGGGTCGTGGCGAGGACGGTGGCGCCGTGGTCGACCGCCAGGTTGACGGCGGCCTGGCCGAGCGAGGAGGTCGCTCCGCGCACCAGGACGGTCTCGCCGGGCCGCAGGTCCAGATTGCCGAACAGGCCGCTCCACGCCGTCGCGTACACCTCGGGAACCGCCGCGAGATCGGCCCAGTCCAGCGAAGAGCGGACGGCCACCACGTTGGTGGCCGGTACGGTCACCAGCTCCGCGTAACTTCCGTTGCGGGTCCGCCCCATGCCGCCGAGGATCGCCACGACCCGTGTTCCGATGGGGAGTTCACCGGACGGGTCGGCCTCGACCACCCCGGCGCACTCGATGCCGGGGACGGCTGCGACCTTCCCCCAGGCGCCGCTGCGCATGTAGGCCTCGGCGTGGTTGAGGCCGAACGCCTTGACCCGGATCAGCACTTCGCCGGCGGCGGGCACGGGGTCGGGCAGTTCGGTGATTGTGAGCACCTCGGGTCCGCCGTGGGCGGAGATGACGATGGCCTTCATGTACCGACTCCATTCTTGAGCAGTCATTCAACTATCGGTGCGGAGAAAAGGGCCACCGCGTACGGTGGCCCGTGCGCCTCGCCGTCAGGCGAGAGCAGCGAAAGCGTTGTCGACGATCGCGCGCAGGAGCGTCTCGTCCGGGTTGGCCTTGCCGACGACCATGAGCCCCTGGCAGGTGGCGACCAGGAGCTTGGCGCTCCCGGAACAGTCCAGTGAGGCGCGCACTTGCCCCCTGCGGGCCGCGTTCTCCAGTGCGTGGGTCATGCACCGCTCCAGCCGGGCCAGGTGACCGCGGACGACAGCCGCCGCCTCGTCGTCCTCGGCGGCGTTCTCGATCGCCGTGTTGACGAGCAGGCAACCCTGCCGGCCTTCAGGACTGAGCAGATCGCGCACCAGCCCGTCGAAGTAGCCGCGGACCTCACCCAACGAGGCTCCCGGAGCCTCCAGCTCGCCCAGCTTCTGGGGGACGACCAGCTTCGAGTACCGCTCCAGCGACTTCAGGAACAGCGCGCGCTTGCCGCCGGGGAACGCGCTGTAGAGACTGCCGGGCTTGACCCCGGTCGCCTTGACCAGATCCTCGACGGAGACGGCCCGGTACCCGCGCTCCCAGAACCGCAGCATGGCCACGTTCAGGACGGCATCGGGCTCGAACTCTCGCGGTCTGGGCATGAGAAGAAAATACATGAACGACCATTCAAGAACAATGCGCTTACCCGGCGGCTTCTCCGCGGCACCGCTTCGATCAGGCCCGACGGCTCTCCCGGCCCATCCGGCGCGCCCGGCGCGCCACGGCAGGCACACCGACGTACGCGAGGGTGAACAGCGCGATGGCGGCCATGGCGAGCAGCCAGTTGCGCAGGTAGTCGAGCGGCAGGACGGTCGGGTTGGCCACGCCTCCCGGACGCAGGAGCGGGGGAAGCGCGATCGCGGTGAGGGAGCCCGCGACGATCAGAGCCGCACGCGGAACCCCGTGCAGGCGCAGGCCGACCACCGCAACGAGGGCGGCGATCGCCATCACGACGGGAGCGACCAACCCGTCGTGCACCACGACGGCTCCCCCGAGCCAGACGGCGATCCGCCACGGCTCGGGCTGCTGGAGGAGCAGCCACCCGCCCCAGGCCGCGCACACCAGCCCGAATCCGCCCGTCACGTATCGGAAGTTCATCACGCCACCTCCAGTCGGCCGACCCACTTGGTCTGCAGGACACCGGGCCGGTTCGGGGCGATGATCCGCGCCGGGTAGCCGTGGTCCAGGGACAGCACTTCGCCGTTCAGCCGGAGCGCGAGCAGCGTGAGCGGGTCCTGCGCGTACAGGCGTCCCATCTCCATCACCCGGTAGGCGCCCGCCGCTTCCAGGGAGACCACCCGAGCCCGCGCACCCGGGCCGCCTCCCGCACGCTCCAGTAGGTCCCGTACCCGGACCCCGGTCCAGTGGGCGGACTTGCTCCAGCCCTCGACGCAGGCGATGGGCAGGGTGACGTCATGCTGGGGCATGGCGCGCAGCTCCTCCAACGTGAGGCTGTAGGGACGCGGCCCGTCCACGGTCAGCCGCCAGTCGGCCAAGGAGGCCTCGGAGACGCGCGCGGCGGCGGCCGTCCGGTTCACGGGGAGTCCTTGGGGCCCGTGGGCGGGGCTGCGCGGGCCGAACAGTTCCAGCGAGCCGAGTGCGGTGACGGACTGCCCGACCGTGGTGAGCGTGACCGCTCCGACCGCGGCCGTGACGCCGAGGAGGAGCTGCCGGCGGTCGGGCCCGTCGGCCTCGGGCAGGGCCAGGGTTCCGGGGGAACGGAGCGTGAAGTGGTCGCGGATCTTCGGCCATTGCACGGCGACGTGCAGCAGGAGCGATCCCAGCAGGAGCCAGGCGACCGCGTAGTGGACGGGAACGAAGTTGAAGGGCCAGGGGTACCACTGGAAGGTGTTCAGCAGCCCGGTGAACAGCTCGAACAGTCCGGCCGCGACCAGGACCGCCACCGAGATCCGCTCCAGCGCATGGGGGACCGATCGCACCGGAGGCCAGGCGAACAGGCGCGGGTAGACCGCCCACAGCTTCGCCAGCAGGAGCGGGATCGCGGCGATCCCGGAGGCCACGTGCAGCCCCTGGGTGAGCCGGTATCCCCAATACGGGCGGCTCGGCAGCGAGTCGGCCAGCCATCCGGGCGGGTGCTGGAAGTAGTGGCTCAGCACACCGGTCGCGAAGCAGACGGCCATGGCCAGGCCGAGCCAGCGGCCGATGGCGGTCGTGGTACGGGCATCGTGCAGGCGCGCCTTGAAGGTGACGGGCGGCCCCGAGGGCAGGGTGAAACGCATGCCCCCATCACACCCCCGGCAAGGCCCGCGCAGGCTGCCGGAACACCTTACGAATCACGGACATCCGCGACGGCGCGGCCCACGGGAGAGCCGATGCCTGGAACGATTCCGCAGGTGAAAGCCCTTACCGCCCGCACTCCTCGCACCGCGCTGGTGACCACCGCCCTCGCCCTCGCCGCACTCACGACGCTCCTCGCCCGCACCATCATGTACGGGGACTACTTCAGCGACCCGGTCGGCCTGTTCTGCTGGTACGCGGCCTGCTGGGTGCTCTTCACCCTCGCGCTGCTGGCTCTGCGCCGCGTCCCGGCGCGCAGCGTCGCGTGGCTGATCGCCGCAGGGGCCGTCGCCGTCACGCTGACCGGGCTGACGGGGCCGCCGCGGACCAGCACCGACTCCTACCGGTACGCCTGGGACGGCCGCGTCCAGTCCGCCGGCATCTCCCCGTACGACCAGACCCCCCAGGACCCGGCGCTCGCCCGGCTGCGCGACCCCTGGCTGTTCCCCACCGGCGCCGCCTGCACGGGCTCCGGCCTCGCCCCGATCCCCCACACCGACGGCACGCGTCACTGCACCCGTATCAACAGGCCTGCCGTCCACACCATCTATCCGCCCGTCGCCGAGGCGTACTTCCTGGCCGTGGACCAGCTCTCCCCCGACGGTGCCCGGCACAAGCCGCTCCAGATCGGGGCCGCCCTGCTATCCCTCGGAGTCACGGGCACGCTCCTCCTGATCCTGCGACGGCGCGGCGACGACCTGCGCAAGGCCGCGTACTGGGCCTGGTGCCCGGCCGTCCCTCTGGAGGCGGTCAACAACGCACACGTCGACGTCCTGGGCGTGCTCCTCGCGATCGCGGGACTCGGCCTCGTCGCCTCCCGGGCACTGACCCGGCGGGCAGCGGGCGGAGTACTGATCGGCGCCGCCATCGCCACGAAGCTGATGCCGGCCGTCGTCCTGCCCGGAGCCCTGTCCGGGGTCCGGCGCTTCCGCGACGCGGCCGCCGTGCTCCTGCCCGCCGCTGCCTTCGCCGTACTCTCCTACCTCCCGTACGTCCTCCTCTCGCACGGCTCGGTCTTCGGCTACCTCGGCGGCTACGTCGAGGAGGAGGGCTACGACGACGCCTCGTCCGGGTCCCGCTACTCGCTCCTGCGCCTGGTCCTGCCCGACACCTGGGCCTTCCCCGTACTGCTCGTCATCGTCGCGGCGGTGTCGGTGTACGTGATGTGGCGCGGGGACCCGCGGCGCCCCTGGAGCGGCGCCCTCCTGGTCACCGGGTGGTCCTTCGTCCTCCTCACACCCGGCTACTCCTGGTACGCACTCCTCCTGATCGCCCTCGTCGCCCTGGACGGACGCTGGGAATGGCTCGGCATCCCGCTCGCGGGCGCCGCCGTCTACGTCCTCGCCCCGACGCTCCACTTCCAGCCGTCGCTGAGCAACATCGCGTACGGCGCCGCGGCTGCCCTCGTCCTCGTGATGACCTGGGTCCGGCGGCGAGCCAGGGTGAGGGAGGCCGAGGCCGCAACCACAGCGTCAGGACATCCGCACCCGGCTTGAACCCCCGCCCGTCACCACACGGTGATGAGCGGCGCGTCCGGTTCGTGTTGCCGCCAGACGTCGGTGAGGCGGACGAGGCGGGCAGGGGCGGCGATGCCGCGCACGGTTGCGATCTTGCCGTCCGCGATGTCGAACGTCACCGCGCCGACGACCTTGCCGCCGGGCACGAAGAGGAGGGCGGGGGCGCCGTTGACGAGCGCGAAGTGGACCTCGGAGACCCCTCCGGCGAGTCGCTGCTTCGCGGGCGTGGACCTGAAGCCGGCCCGTGCGATGACGGCGATGCGCTCCGGAGCGTCGTACCGCAGCAGCTTCTTGGTGAGGCCGGCGCCGTCGGAGATCGCGGTGGCGTCGTCGGTGAGCAGTGCCACCAGCCGTTCGGTGCGGCCCGACGAGGCGGCGGCGAGGAATTCCTCGACAATCCTGCGGGCGGATGTCGGGTCGAGTTCGCCGCTGCCACGGCGGGCCGTGGTGATGTGGCGCCGGGCACGGTGAAGGTGCTGCTGGCTTGCGGACTCGGTGATGCCGAGGATCTCGGCGATCTCGGCGTGGCCGTAGGAGAACGCTTCGCGCAATATGTAGACGGCCCGCTCGACGGGCGACAGGCGCTCCATGAGAGTGAGCACGGCCAGGGACACCGTTTCGCGCTGCTCGAACGTGTCGGCCGGACCGAGCATCGGGTCGCCGTCGAGGAGGGGTTCGGGCAGCCAGGCGCCGACGGTGCGTTCGCGGCGGGCCTGTGCCGAGCGGAGCCTGTCGAGGCACAGATTGGTGACGACCTTGGTCAGCCATGCCTCCGGCACCTTGATCCGCTGCCGGTCGGCGGCCTGCCAGTGCAGGAACGCGTCCTGCACGGCGTCTTCGGCGTCGGCGGCGGAACCCAGCAGCCGGTACGCCAGCGAGGCCAGCCGGTTGCGGCTGGCCTCGAACCGACTGGTGTCGAAGAGGTCAATGGCGTTGCTGTCCACGGCAATTACCCTAAGTGGGCTACACGGCCACCATTACGGCGGCCCC encodes:
- a CDS encoding TIGR04282 family arsenosugar biosynthesis glycosyltransferase — its product is MSTLLVIAKAPVAGRVKTRLTPQFTPQQAADLALASLQDTLATVLATPAERRVLVLDGQPGPWVPEGIEVVPQCTGGLDVRLAAAFALAEGPALLIGMDTPQITPGLLTLGLDFTEAGAWFGPADDGGFWALGLADPDPALLLGVPMSVTHTGEVQRRRLTDAGLCVRDLPELCDVYTPADAERVAAAAPRTRFAALHHGLCAVTR
- a CDS encoding class I SAM-dependent methyltransferase — its product is MTAQLAEPATRAWQADPYAVALRTGQGPLFLRRRDGWLLPLEVERWCAEPDAADDTVLARCAGPVLDVGCGPGRLVTALARLGHTALGVDVTPEAVARTVRAGGSALCRSVFDPLPRQGRWGTVLLIDGNIGIGGDPAALLRRTAELTAPGGSLLVEVATADVDERVEVHVEDGDGDRGASFWWARLGARALCAEARGAGWTPYDTWRTAGRHFVHLTR
- a CDS encoding zinc-binding dehydrogenase, with amino-acid sequence MKAIVISAHGGPEVLTITELPDPVPAAGEVLIRVKAFGLNHAEAYMRSGAWGKVAAVPGIECAGVVEADPSGELPIGTRVVAILGGMGRTRNGSYAELVTVPATNVVAVRSSLDWADLAAVPEVYATAWSGLFGNLDLRPGETVLVRGATSSLGQAAVNLAVDHGATVLATTRDPLRAPLLKELGAADVLIDDGALATQVADRGIGVDAVFDVVGNSVLRDSLALVRPHGRVCQLGFLGGFEPVRDFDPIADLPSGVRLSFFGSAFVLGTPAFPLGDVPLDEMYGKVEAGVLRARPSRVFRFDEIVEAHRAMESGEALGKMVVTVD
- a CDS encoding TetR/AcrR family transcriptional regulator; the encoded protein is MPRPREFEPDAVLNVAMLRFWERGYRAVSVEDLVKATGVKPGSLYSAFPGGKRALFLKSLERYSKLVVPQKLGELEAPGASLGEVRGYFDGLVRDLLSPEGRQGCLLVNTAIENAAEDDEAAAVVRGHLARLERCMTHALENAARRGQVRASLDCSGSAKLLVATCQGLMVVGKANPDETLLRAIVDNAFAALA
- a CDS encoding molybdopterin-dependent oxidoreductase, with protein sequence MRFTLPSGPPVTFKARLHDARTTTAIGRWLGLAMAVCFATGVLSHYFQHPPGWLADSLPSRPYWGYRLTQGLHVASGIAAIPLLLAKLWAVYPRLFAWPPVRSVPHALERISVAVLVAAGLFELFTGLLNTFQWYPWPFNFVPVHYAVAWLLLGSLLLHVAVQWPKIRDHFTLRSPGTLALPEADGPDRRQLLLGVTAAVGAVTLTTVGQSVTALGSLELFGPRSPAHGPQGLPVNRTAAAARVSEASLADWRLTVDGPRPYSLTLEELRAMPQHDVTLPIACVEGWSKSAHWTGVRVRDLLERAGGGPGARARVVSLEAAGAYRVMEMGRLYAQDPLTLLALRLNGEVLSLDHGYPARIIAPNRPGVLQTKWVGRLEVA
- a CDS encoding glycosyltransferase family 87 protein encodes the protein MPGTIPQVKALTARTPRTALVTTALALAALTTLLARTIMYGDYFSDPVGLFCWYAACWVLFTLALLALRRVPARSVAWLIAAGAVAVTLTGLTGPPRTSTDSYRYAWDGRVQSAGISPYDQTPQDPALARLRDPWLFPTGAACTGSGLAPIPHTDGTRHCTRINRPAVHTIYPPVAEAYFLAVDQLSPDGARHKPLQIGAALLSLGVTGTLLLILRRRGDDLRKAAYWAWCPAVPLEAVNNAHVDVLGVLLAIAGLGLVASRALTRRAAGGVLIGAAIATKLMPAVVLPGALSGVRRFRDAAAVLLPAAAFAVLSYLPYVLLSHGSVFGYLGGYVEEEGYDDASSGSRYSLLRLVLPDTWAFPVLLVIVAAVSVYVMWRGDPRRPWSGALLVTGWSFVLLTPGYSWYALLLIALVALDGRWEWLGIPLAGAAVYVLAPTLHFQPSLSNIAYGAAAALVLVMTWVRRRARVREAEAATTASGHPHPA